GAACGCTAGAGTCATGGCGGCTCAACTACAAAATCGCGGCTTGAAGATTGTTTCGAGCGGCACCGATAACCACTTAATGTTGGTTGATTTACAGTCCATTGGCATGACAGGTAAACGAGCCGATCAACTGGTCAGTGGCATTAACGTTACCGCGAATAAAAACACGGTTCCCTTTGATCCTGAATCGCCGTTTGTCACCAGTGGGTTACGCTTAGGTTCACCAGCAATGACGACTCGGGGAATGGGAACGACTGAGTTTACGGAGATTGCAAATATTATTAGCGATCGCCTTCTTAGCCCAGAAGATGAAGTAGTGGCGCAAGACTGTAGACAACGTGTAGCCAGACTGTGCGATCGCTTTCCGCTATATCCTCACTTAAACATCCCAGTGCCAGCATTGGTATAAGTTCTAAACGACAAGAGAGCCGCTGGTGGCTCTCTTGTCGCATCATGGAATTTTAGACCAGGTTCTACCAGGTTATACCCGACTGATGATCCCATCTGTATAATCCTACAAACCTAAAAATATGTGACAAACCTCTTGCGATCGATCTAAACCAGCACAATGTATGGAAAGATTTTCGGCTTTGCTGAATGAAACCATGAAAATCTGACTCCCCTGCCTTTTTTGGGAAGCAGCATGGTTTCATGCTCATTAGAGGAAAAGTGAAACCCTACTATTTCCCTCACTTTCTGGTAGATCCAAATCAGCCTATTGACGAAAGAATGGGCTTTTTAGGTTTCCTTCCTCGACGACGAAACAACCCTGCCCCGCCTTTTTCAGGAAGAGTATAGGGGTTCGGTTTGGTTGCCGACGCAGCGAGATACACCTCTTCCCTAGCCCCTTTCCTAAAGGAAAGGGGCTTTAAACGAATTCATAGCCGCAGTGAGCATTGCCTCACACCACGAGTTAGCAATGCCCCACAAGACTTCTTAGTTTAACTTCTAGTCTAAGAAACCCATTAGAGTCTCGCTGTCGTCTACATCATTAGAGGCGATCGGGCGACCACCGGGTAACATACTGGCTTCTAAAAGCTTAGGGCTGCTAGTGACGACAGGTCGACCACCCGGCAAGGTCAAATCATCGCGGAACGTCATGGCATCGGCGAAGACGGGACGATGACCAGGAAGGGCATAGTCCATAACATGAAGATGGCTAGCAGTGATCGGGCGACCGTTGAGAATAGTGCCGAAAACCTCTAAATGGCTCACGCCGATAGGTCGAATGCCCGCTTCAGAGTACGTCTCGGCAATTTCAAAGGTATCTGCGCCGACAGGACGCTCGGCAATTTGACCCGCCGTTCTAACTTGAATTTCGCTTTTAGCCTTAGCTGTTGCGGCTTTGGATTCTGGTTTTTGAGCCAGGTCTAGTTTGCCTGCTTTGGTATCGCCGGTTGCAATTTGTTCTGTCATAGTTCCCTCCACTTGACCTACCTTGCCTGCATCATTTGTATTTTCGGTAGCAGCAATCGGGGTTCTTGTCCGACGACTGCTTCTGCTCACTGCCATAAACTGTTACCCCTAAACCCGCTAGGAATCAATTAAAAAGCTATAAATCAGATTGGAAATTTAGTTTCTAATTGCCTCATATAAGCGCAGAGCTTCAGTCTGCCCTTCAGAGATCATTATAGGTGCAGAGGGTGACGTATCTTTGAGTGCTTAAGATTGAATCGCCTGATAGATGTAATAAGTTGCCATGGGGATAATGGTAGCCAGGGCTAACAGTACTACGACCAAAATGGTGGCGCTGCGATCGTCGGTTTCTTCGGCAGTGGCAAAGGTGCCTTCGGTATTGGTGGTGTCAATGACAACGGGAGGGCCTGGGTCAGGTTCTCCGGTGAGAACGGCAATGAGGCGATCGCTGGCATCAGAAAAAGCCTGGTTATACTTATTGCCATCGCGCAAGGGCACCATTAGGGTTTCTTGGGCAATGCTCTCTGCCGTTTCTAACGGAAGATTTGCCTGCACTGCCTCACCTGCTTTGATAGCAACTGAGTTGGTCACATTATCTAGCACGAGCAGCAATTGGTGGTCTTGCTCATCAGAGTTAGGAAACCATTTCTGAAAAAGCTCATTGGTAAAGGTTTCAACGGTCTCGCCGTAGTCTAGGCGATGAAAGGTCACTAAGCGGACTTCATCGCCCGTCGCCTTGGCTAAATTCTCTAGCTTGGTAGCTAATTCTCCTTGGGTGAGGCGGCTAAACACCCCTGCTTGATCGAGTACCCAAGTCGGATCACCTGCTTTTAAGTTAGGCATACTGTAGACACCTGTAGCAAGGGCATTGGGGATGTTTACAGTCCACAGTCCTGCTACTAGCACTAATCCCAGCAGGCAGGATAGGAGTAGATGGGATAGCCCTGTTCTTGAGCGGTTGACTCGACCTAGAGAATTCGTCATATTAATTTATCCTTATGATTTTTTTACAAATCTTACCAAATAAAGGGTTGCCGGATTTGATATGTCTAGTGGAATCGAAACTTTTTCCTAGGCAATCCATCCTGTACCGAGGAGTGATAGCTTACTGTTGATACTGAGTGAATGAAGTATTAATTAAGTCCTAGTCCGATTGATGAAGTCTCAGTTAGTGAAGTCCCAGTCGGTGAAGTCCGGCTCTAAGATTTCTTGTTTCAATTCGCGTAACTGCCTGCTTTAATTTTGCCCCATTGTCTATCCTGGAATTATGTCCACTGTTAAGCCTTCCGCCCAACCTGATTTGGAAATGCTGCCTCTCGCAGGACAGCCTGACCCCAGTCAGCTTGATAATATTAAGGCGCAACTCGATTTGGTGCTGCTGGCACTAGAGGCGCTGGTCAACATTGGCTCTGAAGCCATTCTGCAAGCGGCAACAGAGTTGAATTTGGAGGCTGTGGTGGCAGATCGAGTGGCGCTCTGGCGACTGCGGCAGTCTAGCCCACTGCGAAAGGGGCAGGGGCGGAAACGGTTGGATGTGGAGGAGGCGCGATCGCTAGTCTTAATCATTTGTCATTTGGCAAAGCAGCAGCAGGAGTTAATTCGGCGGGCGGTGGCATTGCTAGAGCAGTTGACGGAGCAGAACCGGGAGCCACATCAGGTGGCATTGTTGGGAGATTATTTGGATCGCTTTAGTAATGTGTATCAAGAGCGAATGGAGGAACAGGAGAATACCTCTCAGGCTCAATTAACGCAGTTAGCGCTGAGGCTATTAATTGATTTGTTATTTTATAGTTCTCCGAGTGGAGCCAGGAGGCTGTGGTTAGCTTTGATAGATCGGGCAACTCACTAATTTCTTTTGAATTCTTATGTCATCATCTGTTCTACGGCGATATACTCCTCCAACTTGTACCCTTGAAATAGCGGCGATCGGGTCGGCGCTGTCGCGTTGGACTGACCAGGCAGTGCTGAAGAATTTGCGGTTTGAGTTGAGTTTTGATGATCCCACCCTGACTTCAGATCAGCAGATGACAATTCGGGGCGATCGCAATCAGCTTGAGTCACTTTGGGAAGCAGTTTCAAGCTACGTACAAACAATTTTGCTTCAGCCCCTAGAAGCGCTGAGGCAGCATGAACCCATTGACCAATTGAGTGCCAGCCAATTGAGTGCAAGCCATTGGGTAGAGGAAAATGGTTCAGCGGGTCATTTGCATGAGGCGAAAATTAATCTTCAGCCCAAAGGCAGGTTAAGACACGAGTTGCACCTGGGCACTCTGGCAAGCGAAGAAGCAACGGTCATTCCTTTAACGACTTTGCAGTTGTTTGATTTGGCAAATGCTTTAGATGAATACCATGCTGAGGCATTGACTTTACCCAGCTTGGGGCGATCGCGCTGGTTGAAACTTGCTCCAACGAGTTGGAAGCAGGTGGCGGTGGCGGCGGTACTTGTCGTGGGGGTTTCGGTGCCAATCGTGAAGTTTGTTACCGATCTTTCTGCGCCTCAGATGGCGACGACCGCTTCAACTAAAGATGTAGAAATTAGCACGGCTCCAAGATCAGGAGATTTGCCTGCACCCTTATCTCCAGGGACAACGCCACCCCCTCTAACTTTGACTCCTCTAAAACCGGCTGTACCCTTGCCGCCTGTTGGAACAACTGTTTTTCCGGCTCCAGTGCCCGGTGCAGCCTCGGCTCCGCCTCTCTCATCCGCCCCATCTGCTCCTGTAGAAACGGTGCCAGTGCAGCCCAATACTATTGAAATTCCTGGGGAGCCCAGCTTTCCAGAAATTCCTAGTCGTCCTCTTGAAGCTCCCACGACGGAAGCCCCGCCTCGGTTAGAAGGGACACAGGGTTTTGATAGCGCTTCCCAGGCAGTACCTCAGCCGTCCCCAGAGTCTAGTAACCTTACCAATGAGCTAGCCTCAGCGGGTTTAGCCCCACCTGAACCTGAGAGTGCATTAAGTAGTCCATTAAGTGCCAATGGGCGATCGGCAACTCCTGCTTCTAATAATCAAGCAGACGAGGTAAAAACTTATTTCCAACAAAATTGGCAGCCGCCAGAAGGGTTAGTCGAAACATTAGAGTATCGACTATTGCTCAATCCAGATGGTTCATTGCAAAGGATTCTACCGTTGGGCGATGATTCTGCAAACTTCCTCGATCGCACCAATATGCCTCTATTGGGTGAGCCGTTTGTTTCACCTACTACAGGTGATCAACAGCCCCAAATCCGCGTGGTGCTAGAGCCAGATGGCAGAGTTCAGACGTTTTTAGAGTATGCTGACTAATTGGAGAATAGTCTAACTGTTGATCTAGTTAGGTCTGCTATGCTCAAAATCTAAACCTAATAGCGGCACTCTTTATGATGACTCTCGATCCTGCTCGCAGCAGCCAGCGTGATTGGCTCCCCATTATTCGAGAACTTGAGGGAGTTCTAGGAAAAAGTGGGGTGGTGAAGCGGCGAGAAGAGCTATTGGTTTATGAGTGTGATGGCTTAACCAGCTATCGGCAGCGTCCAGAGGTGGTGGTGCTGCCCCGGACAACCGAACAAGTAGCAGCAGTCGTGAAAATTTGCGATCGCCACAACGTTCCCTTTATTGCTCGTGGAGCCGGAACGGGTTTATCGGGGGGCGCATTGCCTGTGGAAAACTGCGTGTTAATTGTGACAGCGTTGATGAAGCAAATTTTAGAAGTTGATCTTGCTAATCAGCGAGTCGTAGTGCAGCCTGGCGTGATTAACAACTGGGTTACCCAAGCCGTCAGCGGCTCCGGCTTCTACTATGCGCCTGATCCTTCTAGCCAGATTATTTGTTCTATTGGCGGCAATGTCGCAGAGAATTCTGGCGGCGTTCATTGCCTGAAGTATGGCGTGACCACCAATCACGTTTTGGGGCTAAAGATTGTTACGCCCGATGGCGCGATCGTCGATGTGGGTGGCAAAATTGCTGAGATGCCAGGGTTTGACCTAACGGGGGTTTTTGTGGGTTCGGAAGGAACCCTGGGGATTGCCACAGAGATTACGCTGCGAATTCTCAAGGCTCCGGAGGCAATTCATGTGCTGTTGGCAGACTTTACTAGCGTGGAAGCCGCAGGGCAGGCGGTCGCTGATATCATCAGTGCAGGCATTATTCCGGGCGGCATGGAAATGATGGATAACTTTAGCATCAATGCCGTTGAGGATGTGGTGGCTACGAATTGCTATCCACGGGATGCGATCGCCATTCTACTCATTGAGATTGATGGTACAGAGATAGAAGTCGCGGCAAACAGTGAACAGGTCGCAACCATCTGTCGGCAAAACGGCGCACGTCAAATTACCACTGCCATAGAACCTCAAGAACGCTTAACCCTTTGGAAAGGACGAAAGGCAGCGTTCGCCGCAATGGGTAAAATTAGCCCCGATTACTATGTTCAAGACGGCGTGATTCCGCGCACGCAGCTTCAGTATGTACTTAGAGAAATTGAGGCGCTGAGCGAACAGCACGGTTATAAAGTTGCCAATGTGTTCCATGCAGGCGATGGCAACTTACATCCACTCATTCTGTACAACAACGCCATTCCTGGGCAATTAGAGCAGGTTGAAGCACTAGGCGGTGACATCTTAAAGCTCTGTGTTAAGGTCGGCGGCAGTATCTCAGGAGAGCATGGTATTGGGGCAGACAAACGTTGCTACATGCCGAATATGTTTAGCCCCACAGACCTTGAAACGATGCAGTGGGTGCGGCAGGTTTTCAATCCTAAGGAGCTAGCAAATCCAGGAAAAATATTTCCCACACCGCGCACTTGTGGCGAGGCAGCGACCGCGCAAGCTAATTTTCCTCAGGTCGAGAAATTTTAAAAAGAGCCATTCCAGTCTAAAATTCAATTCTAGGCGGTGTATCAAACGAAACCAGGAACTAACTGCATTAGTAGGAGGAAATAGTAGCCATTTCATGCTTATTCAACCTCTAAATCGCCTAATTTCTCGGATTTCTCGAAGAGTTCCCCTACAAACTTTTCTGACAGTCCCATTTCTGCTACAAATTGTGGCTGTTGCCGGACTGACTGGTGGATTATCTTGGCTTAATGCCCAAAAATCTGTTTACGAACTGACCGCTAAACTGCAAGATGAAATTAGTTCTGGCATTCTGCTTGAGCTAAAAACCTATTTGGCAGCCCCTCAATTAGCAACTCGTATTAGTAATGATGCGGTGCAATTAGGGCAACTCAGCCTGCAAGATATGCCGTCGCTGGAGCGCTACTTATTTACGCAGTTGACTCAGTTTAAGTCTGTTAGCGGCATTTGGATTGGCACTGAGCAAGGCAGTTATCGATCGGTCAATCGGCGGGGGGAGTTGCGCTTACAAAGTTCGGACGGATGGGATGAAGGCAAAGTCTATGATTATAAGCTAAATGGAATGGGCGATCGCGGAGCGCTTCTCGAATCTTTTATCCGACCGCCAGCGCAAAGGATGAAATGGTACGAAGCTGCAGTCACCGATCGCAAGCCAACTTGGAGTGAAATTTTTCAAACGACTGATGATCAAGACCTATCGCTCAATGCTAGCTTTCCGATTTACGATCCAGAAACAGGCGAATTACTGGGCGTGGCTTCGGCAGGTGTAGTTCTCTCTAAAATTAATGCATTCCTCAAAAACTTGCAGGTCAGCGAGTCGGGGTTAGTGTTTGTGGTAGAGGATGACGGCAAACTGGTCGGCACATCGGCATCTCAACCTGTGTACAATCGCTTTCAGGGGAAGGGCGATACGGTCAGGTTAGAGCGAATTAATGCAGCAGATAGTCGTGACCCCTTAATTAAGGCAACGGCTCAGTTTTTAATTAAACGCTACGGCGACTTTACAAGGGTAATTGCCGACCAGCGGCTGAACTTTATTAATAATGGCGATCGCAATTTTGTAAAAGTTGTGCCGTTTCGAGATGAACTAGGACTTGATTGGTTGATTGTGGTGGTGGTGCCCGAAAATGATTTTATGGCACAAATCAATACCAATACCCGCACCACATTTTGGCTATGTGCGGGAGCCGTACTGGGAACCCTGCTGTTAGGCGTGATTGGCTCGAACTGGGTAGCTCAGCCCTTGTTACGCTTGAGTCGAGCCAGTCGAGCGATCGCTGAAGGGGATCTATACCAACGCATTCCCGAACAAAACCCTATCAAAGAAATGCAGGTGACTGCCCATGCCTTTAACCAAATGGCAGAACGGTTAACGGCTTCGTTTGAACAAATTGAGGCGGCTAACGCTAACTTAGAAGGGCAAGTGAGCGATCGTACCGCCCAACTGGTGCAAGCTGTTGAAGAACTAGAGCGACTAAACCGCATTAAAGATGACTTTTTGAGCACCGTTTCCCACGAGCTACGAACGCCCATGTCTAACATTAAGTTATCAACCCAAATGTTAGAAATCAACCTGAAGCGCTTAGGTTTACTAGACTCGGAATCTAGCGCTATTCCTCGATATTTCCAGATTTTGAAAGAAGAAGGACAGCGAGAAATTAACTTAATTAACAACCTCCTGGATCTCTCTCGGCTCAACGCTAAGAACGATCCTATTATCCCTACAGCCATTCATTTGAACGCATGGTTACCAAAATTGGTAAAGCCCTTTATTGAACGAGCAGATAGTCAAGAGCAAGCTTTTTACTTAGAGGTTGCAGATCATTTACCCACGCTTACGACTGACCTCTTTAAGCTAGAGCGCATCTTGAATGAACTGCTGAATAATGCCTGTAAGTACACGCCTCCTGGATCAAAAATTATCATGTCGGCACGAGTCACTGAGATGACCGACAACGAGGGCATGCAAGAGACAGCAGACAACTGCGAGAACGGCGGCTCACAAAGTAGTCATGACCCGTTAACGTATTCTTCTGTGCAAGCGCCTGCTACGCTCAGAGCAAGCGCTTTAAAACATCCGCAAGGAGTCGCTTCGAGACATCCGCAAGAGCTTGCCCTCAAAGATTGCCTGCGACTTAGCGTTAGTAATTCAGGCGTAGAGATTCCCCCCGAAGAACACCATCGCATTTTCGACAAGTTCTACCGTATCCCCAGCAGCGACCCTTGGAAGCATGGGGGCACTGGATTAGGATTAGCACTGGTGAAAGGATTGGTAGAGCGCTTGCAGGGCAAAATCACCGTTAGAAGCGCTGAGGGGCAGACTACATTTACGGTCGATCTGCCGTTGGTCGGGTCGGAAGCCGCTTAGAAAAGTTTTCAAAGCGTGTAGGTGAAACCCTCGGTTAGAATTCCTGGAACTATCATGCCGCCCGGGTTACGGTTATGGTAAGTACCCACTTCAGGAATAAATTCTTGGAAGTCGGTGAGCGCCATAAGGTTATCGCCCAAGCATTGATAGAGGCTTTCATCGAATCGGAGGTTTTCGATCGGAGCAACAATTTCGCCGTTTTCGACCCAAAAACAGGCGTAGCGAGTCATGCCTGTGATCCGTCCGGCGGGGCGATCGCTCCAGTTCAAGTAATGCAAATTGGAAAGATAGAGTCCTGTGTCTAGCGCTTTGAGAATATTTTCCGCCGGTAAATTGCCAGGAAGGATTTCGGGCGATCGCAAAGACTCGCTACCCGTTGCGCCATTTGCAACTTTGCCATATTCTTTGGCAGTCCGAGAACTAATTAAGGTATTGACCAATTTACCCGCTTGAATCAACGGTAACTCTATCGGCGCAATGTCTCCCCACTCATTAAATCGAGGCACCAATCCTTGCTTAAAGCTCTCGGTAATGTGAAACTGAGGTGAGAACTGCTTTTCACCCCGCTGCAATAAAGCAAGCGCACTACCGCCTCGCTGCAATGACCCTTCACTCACCCCGCCCCACGAGAACATTGAGAGGAGTTCGGCAACTGCCCCCGGAGCTAAGTAAGTGCGATATTGCCCTCGAGGAATTGGCTTAGGAGGTTGTGCCAAGCGCTCAAGCTGATTTTTCGCTTCTGCCAATTTTTTAGAGTAGGCGGCAGCATCCCACTCATTTCCCGCAAAAGTTCCTTTTACCGCCTGCCCATCTTCAGTAAACAGCGAATAATCTACCGAGAAGAACTCGGTGCCAAACCAATGCTTCTGCCCTGCCGAGTCAGCATATGCCCGCAGCAACGAACCTCCTGCATAGATGCCTGTAAAATCTACTCCCGCCATTTCAGACAATAGCGAAGGTGCCACTGCTTCAGGCTTCAGCAGTTTTCCAATATGATTTTCGCGGCTCGTTGCTGTGCCTTGAGGCAAGACTAAATGAGGATCTTCAGGCAACTGCGGAATTTCTTGCCGCAGTTCAGTCAAAGCGAGGGCAGCCTGGTGTTGATCGACCTCCCAATCGCCAGTTAAGGGAAAGCTGCGAAACCCGTTACGCTGATCCTGCATCAACGTCATACTCAACTGCCCATCTGCTACACAGCCTGCTTGCCGCACCTTGGCTCTATTAAACCGGACAAACTGACTCTGTTCGCCCTTGAGTCCTAGCTTGAGATGTTCGCCCTCCTTTAACCCATTTAACAATTGCTCTACGAGGCGATCGAAAATCTCTTCCAGCCCCAAATCCTTCCCAGATTCCATAGTCCATCTCTAAACTTATTTTTTACAATCAAAGCGTTGCTGAATGAAAGTATAAACCTGCTCAGGATCCTGTTCTTTCATCAAGTCTCAAAGCTCCTCGCCTGAGGAAGAAGAATTTACAGAGAGGTCGCTCTAAGCGCCTCCGCCAAACACTTCGACATTGGCAAAGACACAGGCGGGAGAGCCATGTCCGACTCGAATAGCTTGATTAGGCTCTCCTTTGCCACAATTGGGCGTGCCGTACATTTCCCAAGTGTCGTTGCTGCCGACTCGCACGAGGCTGTGCCAGAACTCAGGCGTGGTGGCGCGATAGTTGGGATTGCGCAGCGTCTTTGTCAGTTTGCCATTTTCGATGAGCTTGGCATATTCGCAGCCAAACTGAAACTTGTATCGCTGATCATCAATTGACCAAGACCGATTTGCCTCCATGTAAACGCCGTGTTCAATCTCTTCAATGAGAGCGGGAAACGAGTGCGTGCCGGGTTCTAGGTTGAGGTTTGCCATGCGATCGATGGGCGGACGGTTCCAAGAAGAAGCCCGTGCACAGGCTACTCCTGGAACGCCCATTCTTGCTTGGCTCTCTAAGCTTCCTAGCCCACGCCTCAGCACGCCATCTTTGATCACGTACTCTTTGCTGGCAGGTGCCCCAATATCATCAAAGCTATAGCTCGCAAACTCTCCAGGAACCGTGGGGTTAAAGGTAACGTTCATTAACTCAGAGCCGTAGGATAGCTGACCAAAATCAGACGGTTTCACAAAACTGCCGCCTGCATAGTTGCGCTCATCGCCCAAAATTCGATCTAGCTCTAAGGGATGCCCAATGCTTTCATGAATTTGCAGCATCATTTGGTCAGGCGCTAACACTAAATGAGTCGTGGTGGTTGGGCATTCTTCAGCAGTCAGCAGTTCTACGGCTTGTTCTCCAACTTGCTGGGCTTTCTCCCAAAGGTTCGGTTCTAAAAACAATTCCCAACCGCCCTGGTAACTGTGAGCAAGGTAGCCGTTATTGCTGCGTTCCTGAACGATCGCCCCTTCCTGTGCTGTCGCCCGATATTGAGTTTCGAGCAGAAAAAACTTTTGATAGACTTCTGAGCCATTGCTACTGACAAACCAGTGCTCAGTTTCCTGCGTAATGGCGCTGGCGCTCGTTTCGACAATTTGCTCAGAGACTTTAAGGTTTTTACAGAGCCGGATTAGTAGCTCATTTACTTCTCCAGGGGTAAGAGCATCCAAAGTTTTGACAATAGGCGAAATGTACTCACCTACTACTTTGGGGCGAATGGCGGCAGTGTGAGGGTAGATTGCCCACTGGCTGGCAGCGATTGCCTGTTGATAAGCCATCTCTGCCGCCGCTTGAATGCTGTCTTGCCTTAAGGAATTTGTGGCGCTATAGCCAATTTGACCCTTGACCAATACTTCTACCATCACGCCCTGGCTCAAGGCTTTGCCATTACTTTGAGGATTGCCATCCCGAACATTGCGGTAGGCAGTGCTGTCTTTGACGGCTCTCAGACCAATCCAATCGGCAGAAATATTGAGAGCAGCGATCGCTTTGGATAACTCAGAAATCATGAGCGCAGAGGGGTAAAGAGGATGAGCACATTTAAGTCATTTATTCTAACGAGTTCAGTAGAAGTTCAATCGTAAAGATGACAAATTGGTAGCCAGTAGGGCAAATCTGCGAACAATGCCCGCAGATCCCTCTGCAGATGGGCTGCATTTAAGCTGAGAAATTATTACAATACAGATACAAAACTCAATATTTCTTCTCACTTCTCGAAGAAAACCCTCCTTGTACCCTACCTATGAAAACCCTAGACTATCGCTTTGC
Above is a window of Timaviella obliquedivisa GSE-PSE-MK23-08B DNA encoding:
- a CDS encoding TPM domain-containing protein translates to MTNSLGRVNRSRTGLSHLLLSCLLGLVLVAGLWTVNIPNALATGVYSMPNLKAGDPTWVLDQAGVFSRLTQGELATKLENLAKATGDEVRLVTFHRLDYGETVETFTNELFQKWFPNSDEQDHQLLLVLDNVTNSVAIKAGEAVQANLPLETAESIAQETLMVPLRDGNKYNQAFSDASDRLIAVLTGEPDPGPPVVIDTTNTEGTFATAEETDDRSATILVVVLLALATIIPMATYYIYQAIQS
- the glcD gene encoding glycolate oxidase subunit GlcD, which produces MTLDPARSSQRDWLPIIRELEGVLGKSGVVKRREELLVYECDGLTSYRQRPEVVVLPRTTEQVAAVVKICDRHNVPFIARGAGTGLSGGALPVENCVLIVTALMKQILEVDLANQRVVVQPGVINNWVTQAVSGSGFYYAPDPSSQIICSIGGNVAENSGGVHCLKYGVTTNHVLGLKIVTPDGAIVDVGGKIAEMPGFDLTGVFVGSEGTLGIATEITLRILKAPEAIHVLLADFTSVEAAGQAVADIISAGIIPGGMEMMDNFSINAVEDVVATNCYPRDAIAILLIEIDGTEIEVAANSEQVATICRQNGARQITTAIEPQERLTLWKGRKAAFAAMGKISPDYYVQDGVIPRTQLQYVLREIEALSEQHGYKVANVFHAGDGNLHPLILYNNAIPGQLEQVEALGGDILKLCVKVGGSISGEHGIGADKRCYMPNMFSPTDLETMQWVRQVFNPKELANPGKIFPTPRTCGEAATAQANFPQVEKF
- a CDS encoding TldD/PmbA family protein, producing MISELSKAIAALNISADWIGLRAVKDSTAYRNVRDGNPQSNGKALSQGVMVEVLVKGQIGYSATNSLRQDSIQAAAEMAYQQAIAASQWAIYPHTAAIRPKVVGEYISPIVKTLDALTPGEVNELLIRLCKNLKVSEQIVETSASAITQETEHWFVSSNGSEVYQKFFLLETQYRATAQEGAIVQERSNNGYLAHSYQGGWELFLEPNLWEKAQQVGEQAVELLTAEECPTTTTHLVLAPDQMMLQIHESIGHPLELDRILGDERNYAGGSFVKPSDFGQLSYGSELMNVTFNPTVPGEFASYSFDDIGAPASKEYVIKDGVLRRGLGSLESQARMGVPGVACARASSWNRPPIDRMANLNLEPGTHSFPALIEEIEHGVYMEANRSWSIDDQRYKFQFGCEYAKLIENGKLTKTLRNPNYRATTPEFWHSLVRVGSNDTWEMYGTPNCGKGEPNQAIRVGHGSPACVFANVEVFGGGA
- a CDS encoding DUF4335 domain-containing protein, with the translated sequence MSSSVLRRYTPPTCTLEIAAIGSALSRWTDQAVLKNLRFELSFDDPTLTSDQQMTIRGDRNQLESLWEAVSSYVQTILLQPLEALRQHEPIDQLSASQLSASHWVEENGSAGHLHEAKINLQPKGRLRHELHLGTLASEEATVIPLTTLQLFDLANALDEYHAEALTLPSLGRSRWLKLAPTSWKQVAVAAVLVVGVSVPIVKFVTDLSAPQMATTASTKDVEISTAPRSGDLPAPLSPGTTPPPLTLTPLKPAVPLPPVGTTVFPAPVPGAASAPPLSSAPSAPVETVPVQPNTIEIPGEPSFPEIPSRPLEAPTTEAPPRLEGTQGFDSASQAVPQPSPESSNLTNELASAGLAPPEPESALSSPLSANGRSATPASNNQADEVKTYFQQNWQPPEGLVETLEYRLLLNPDGSLQRILPLGDDSANFLDRTNMPLLGEPFVSPTTGDQQPQIRVVLEPDGRVQTFLEYAD
- a CDS encoding HAMP domain-containing protein — its product is MLIQPLNRLISRISRRVPLQTFLTVPFLLQIVAVAGLTGGLSWLNAQKSVYELTAKLQDEISSGILLELKTYLAAPQLATRISNDAVQLGQLSLQDMPSLERYLFTQLTQFKSVSGIWIGTEQGSYRSVNRRGELRLQSSDGWDEGKVYDYKLNGMGDRGALLESFIRPPAQRMKWYEAAVTDRKPTWSEIFQTTDDQDLSLNASFPIYDPETGELLGVASAGVVLSKINAFLKNLQVSESGLVFVVEDDGKLVGTSASQPVYNRFQGKGDTVRLERINAADSRDPLIKATAQFLIKRYGDFTRVIADQRLNFINNGDRNFVKVVPFRDELGLDWLIVVVVPENDFMAQINTNTRTTFWLCAGAVLGTLLLGVIGSNWVAQPLLRLSRASRAIAEGDLYQRIPEQNPIKEMQVTAHAFNQMAERLTASFEQIEAANANLEGQVSDRTAQLVQAVEELERLNRIKDDFLSTVSHELRTPMSNIKLSTQMLEINLKRLGLLDSESSAIPRYFQILKEEGQREINLINNLLDLSRLNAKNDPIIPTAIHLNAWLPKLVKPFIERADSQEQAFYLEVADHLPTLTTDLFKLERILNELLNNACKYTPPGSKIIMSARVTEMTDNEGMQETADNCENGGSQSSHDPLTYSSVQAPATLRASALKHPQGVASRHPQELALKDCLRLSVSNSGVEIPPEEHHRIFDKFYRIPSSDPWKHGGTGLGLALVKGLVERLQGKITVRSAEGQTTFTVDLPLVGSEAA
- a CDS encoding DUF3038 domain-containing protein is translated as MSTVKPSAQPDLEMLPLAGQPDPSQLDNIKAQLDLVLLALEALVNIGSEAILQAATELNLEAVVADRVALWRLRQSSPLRKGQGRKRLDVEEARSLVLIICHLAKQQQELIRRAVALLEQLTEQNREPHQVALLGDYLDRFSNVYQERMEEQENTSQAQLTQLALRLLIDLLFYSSPSGARRLWLALIDRATH
- a CDS encoding TldD/PmbA family protein, whose protein sequence is MESGKDLGLEEIFDRLVEQLLNGLKEGEHLKLGLKGEQSQFVRFNRAKVRQAGCVADGQLSMTLMQDQRNGFRSFPLTGDWEVDQHQAALALTELRQEIPQLPEDPHLVLPQGTATSRENHIGKLLKPEAVAPSLLSEMAGVDFTGIYAGGSLLRAYADSAGQKHWFGTEFFSVDYSLFTEDGQAVKGTFAGNEWDAAAYSKKLAEAKNQLERLAQPPKPIPRGQYRTYLAPGAVAELLSMFSWGGVSEGSLQRGGSALALLQRGEKQFSPQFHITESFKQGLVPRFNEWGDIAPIELPLIQAGKLVNTLISSRTAKEYGKVANGATGSESLRSPEILPGNLPAENILKALDTGLYLSNLHYLNWSDRPAGRITGMTRYACFWVENGEIVAPIENLRFDESLYQCLGDNLMALTDFQEFIPEVGTYHNRNPGGMIVPGILTEGFTYTL